The following proteins come from a genomic window of Aspergillus luchuensis IFO 4308 DNA, chromosome 3, nearly complete sequence:
- a CDS encoding uncharacterized protein (COG:S;~EggNog:ENOG410Q1Z2), whose amino-acid sequence MPPPSRRLLIFQEARNPQSPSEIVYLPVNKLGLPICGDGPEMPSMLELPLRILKAFTDIFNQPKYKGWALVGAGPYHDTSVEGKYYAVVLEQVQEVTAA is encoded by the exons ATGCCACCCCCATCGAGGCGCCTTCTGATCTTCCAGGAGGCGCGTAATCCGCAAAGTCCCTCCGAGATTGTGTATCTTCCCGTCAATAAACTGGGGCTACCGATTTGCGGTGATGGTCCGGAAATGCCTTCCATGTTGGAGCTGCCGTTACGGATCCTGAAAGCGTTTACGGATATTTTCAATCAGCCGAAGTATAAGGGGTG GGCGCTGGTAGGTGCTGGGCCGTACCACGATACTTCTGTAGAAGGGAAGTATTATGCTGTGGTGCTAGAGCAGGTTCAGGAGGTTACGGCTGCCTAa
- a CDS encoding uncharacterized protein (COG:S;~EggNog:ENOG410PPSD) codes for MLSAEDAGHSSRPPPPPIPPSPTLSNPDMILPFDHNERESSTPSPPFNLPSLSNLQSFYENRTAPDGVDDQGRGVGSAGIALSYGSRPQKIGFSRRMWPTEVQDSSRRLSDIGEEDSVSSSPAHMRTLPFLSQAGRMAGSPVSQRETAEAEAREMAAWSSSSSSTISGASDSSQDAAKDRQGSRGTVQNPHQVPEGVRSAIDSLEGNGSTPSLMATTEKGGSGVELSSAVLSTEAERILENAKKRLTLMEGNLSRARTSMRASPSLSASPTPSVGHQPLGLGQPVGGLYQSISRADRRGSANRPRATYTSSQDAINNNGHSRVHSETNLPSAAQSSLPAVERNLSRSVSALGSTTAPNLHHDERSFRYDPTRAYLTHRASVSSMQRPQIRSSPPVSNPRAASDSPKGLGISEEVIEDESSETMNGPNSVQPTYEPPSRSQSQLQVRDLQDQMKGLHIKISSLKVRAQEDNLRRRSMQSLRTPSPLSATDQWAPSAAEVKERRTNIDANTGNGRSAGYTQDSQHRSDYGSARYEPEVGVSRQTSLSRQTSQRKRELPSTQASHAEPTYGGYESREDDDDGKSVAGTLYEDAEEGEYYINGADDGLDRQALDEILREPLDDEFDDSLEAFPAAPQSLEDTPHEEREDAFDYEHFILHSALGNYTQARLRRESNVSTSSVETTRPIDHRSTRHSRANSTTSISTVATFATATEGDRDDLESVLYWDRKFNDELRNNHPSDVDDSTGAQYGDGEGTPRAIRRQPSRRDKASLYPETNLPPRRSDSATTGSTTPTSLVSSLVSTVRAASSPHPSATAKGNLGLNDDDTHLLERLFQSLGNVCLDLQNITTSENPDPKQVRLLRRRLDAARRVLDGELDT; via the exons ATGCTGTCCGCCGAGGATGCTGGACACTCTTctcgtccaccaccacctccgatccCCCCATCGCCGACCCTATCGAATCCCGATATGATCTTACCGTTCGACCACAATGAGCGCGAGTCCTCCACCCCGTCCCCGCCATTCAACCTCCCCTCTTTGTCCAACCTCCAGTCCTTTTACGAGAACCGCACGGCACCCGATGGTGTCGACGATCAAGGTCGAGGCGTTGGTTCCGCCGGTATTGCTCTCTCATATGGCAGCCGGCCTCAGAAAATAGGTTTCTCGCGTCGCATGTGGCCAACTGAAGTTCAGGATTCTAGTCGTCGATTGTCGGACatcggggaggaggatagtgTCTCGTCGTCGCCGGCGCACATGAGGACCCTTCCATTTCTGTCTCAGGCGGGTCGGATGGCGGGTTCGCCTGTTTCGCAACGCGAGACGGCTGAGGCGGAGGCTAGAGAAATGGCGGCGTGGAGCAGCTCGTCTAGCTCGACAATTAGTGGTGCTAGCGACTCGTCGCAGGACGCCGCTAAGGACCGCCAGGGGAGTCGCGGTACGGTGCAAAATCCTCACCAAGTCCCTGAAGGTGTACGGTCTGCGATTGACAGTCTGGAAGGAAATGGTTCGACTCCGAGTCTAATGGCGACCACGGAGAAAGGCGGATCTGGGGTGGAGCTCTCGTCGGCTGTTTTGAGCACCGAGGCGGAGAGAATTCTGGAGAATGCGAAGAAGCGCCTCACG CTCATGGAGGGCAATCTAAGCCGAGCCCGTACGTCAATGCGCGCGTCCCCGTCGCTGTCGGCATCACCAACGCCATCCGTGGGTCACCAACCCCTGGGATTGGGTCAGCCAGTTGGTGGATTGTACCAATCCATCTCCCGTGCCGACCGCAGAGGCTCAGCTAATCGACCACGCGCAACCTATACATCATCCCAAGATGCAATCAATAACAATGGTCATTCCCGTGTCCACAGCGAAACCAACTTACCTTCTGCGGCGCAATCGAGTCTGCCTGCCGTTGAGCGCAATCTCTCCCGGTCTGTGAGCGCTCTCGGCTCAACCACGGCCCCCAACCTTCATCATGACGAGCGAAGCTTCCGCTATGATCCAACGCGTGCGTATCTCACCCATCGTGCGTCCGTGTCATCGATGCAGAGGCCACAAATCCGTTCTTCGCCTCCGGTGTCGAACCCGCGAGCCGCCTCTGATTCACCGAAAGGCTTGGGTATTTCCGAGGAAGTAATCGAGGATGAGTCTTCTGAGACCATGAACGGACCCAATTCGGTCCAACCAACCTATGAACCTCCCTCTCGATCCCAGTCGCAGCTGCAGGTGCGGGATCTCCAGGATCAGATGAAGGGCCTTCACATCAAGATATCTAGCCTAAAGGTTAGAGCCCAGGAGGATAACCTACGTCGACGCAGCATGCAAAGTTTGCGGACCCCGAGCCCTCTTTCCGCAACGGACCAATGGGCACCCAGTGCAGCGGAGGTGAAAGAGCGCCGGACCAATATTGACGCTAATACTGGGAATGGGCGGTCTGCTGGATATACGCAAGATAGCCAGCACCGCAGTGACTATGGAAGTGCAAGATATGAGCCCGAGGTTGGTGTCTCCCGTCAGACAAGTCTATCGCGTCAGACGAGTCAGAGAAAACGAGAACTGCCTTCTACCCAGGCATCGCATGCTGAGCCGACCTATGGGGGCTACGAGTCCAgggaggacgacgatgacggaAAGTCCGTTGCAGGGACACTCTATGAGGACGCAGAAGAGGGTGAATATTACATAAATGGCGCcgatgatggattggatcGCCAGGCCTTGGACGAGATCTTGCGCGAACCCCTGGATGATGAGTTTGATGATTCGTTGGAGGCTTTCCCAGCGGCTCCACAGAGCTTGGAGGATACACCGCACGAGGAGCGAGAGGATGCTTTCGACTATGAGCATTTCATCCTACATAGCGCTCTAGGAAACTACACGCAGGCTCGCTTGCGACGCGAGAGCAATGTTTCTACCTCGTCTGTGGAAACGACGCGGCCGATCGACCACCGTTCCACCCGCCATTCTCGCGCAAATAGCACTACCTCCATATCCACCGTGGCGACGTTTGCTACGGCTACCGAAGGGGATCGTGATGACCTTGAAAGTGTCCTCTATTGGGACCGGAAGTTCAACGATG AGCTACGCAACAACCACCCTTCGGATGTAGATGATTCCACTGGCGCCCAGTATGGGGACGGAGAAGGAACCCCGCGGGCCATTCGCAGACAGCCCAGTCGCCGGGATAAAGCTAGCCTCTATCCTGAGACCAACTTGCCTCCGCGACGGTCAGACTCTGCAACCACCGGATCTACCACGCCGACATCCTTGGTATCATCTCTCGTGTCAACCGTCCGCGCAGCTTCCAGCCCTCACCCGAGTGCCACTGCAAAGGGGAACTTGGGCTTGAACGATGATGACACTCATCTCTTAGAGCGGCTGTTCCAGAGTCTGGGCAATGTCTGCTTGGACCTGCAGAACATCACGACGTCCGAGAACCCGGACCCGAAGCAGGTGCGATTACTGAGACGGCGCCTAGATGCGGCTCGACGCGTATTAGATGGGGAGCTTGATACGTAG
- the PUF6 gene encoding uncharacterized protein (COG:J;~EggNog:ENOG410PGYR;~InterPro:IPR001313,IPR016024,IPR040059,IPR012959, IPR033133;~PFAM:PF08144;~go_function: GO:0003723 - RNA binding [Evidence IEA]) — protein sequence MVGVKRRVDAGDERNGKRTKTPVSVPAKKSKSSAAPVKASKSVVSKKGDKGGKKDKKTSSKKKAQKEESESESEEDDDEDDFDLDDVDDSEIDALDDEDDNEEEDVDMEDVEEEEDTGKKSKSADADAQQNKSTSRESHAKQKALLQERKAARPNADMIGRSKKLWEQLRRKSHVPLEERKKLIKELFEIITGRVKDFVFKHDSVRVIQTALKYANMEQRKMIATELKGSYNELAQSRYAKFLVGKLIVHGDAEVRDLIVPEFYGHVKRLIRHPEGSWILDDIYRTVATKEQKANLLREWYGPEFVIFRDDKNGPPDADLSKILEAHPEKRGPIMHYLWELVNQLVQKRNSGFTILHDAMLQYYLNTKPGSSEANEFVELLKGDEEGDLVKNLAFTKSGARVMSLSLAYSNAKDRKLLTRFYRDTIKMMAGDLHGHLVLLTAYEVIDDTKLTSKLVFPELLNQGMDAEARNEELLFQVNDLTARIPILYPFVGDRVKWLLPDGDHELLKEVREIRKETSKKDPELRRQELVKAASANVLELIAARADSLLETSFGCQFISEVLFEADGDKSAALAAVAEAAKSRADTKDSPFVGRLLKSLVQGGRFNPAEKKVEKVQPPLNFHGLLHEQIQEETMSWATGSNVFVVVALAESDDFEKKAELLKTLKKNKKALEKASSETSKDGKKGSPVSSGAKLLLEKIR from the exons ATGGTCGGGGTAAAGCGTCGAGTAGACGCCGGTGACGAGCGCAATGGAAAACGGACCAAGACGCCGGTGTCCGTGCCcgcgaagaagagcaagtcgTCTGCGGCCCCCGTGAAGGCTTCCAAGTCTGTGGTGTCGAAGAAGGGCGATAAGGGTggaaagaaggataagaaaaCTTCTAGTAAGAAGAAGgcgcagaaggaggagtcTGAGTCTGAgtctgaggaggatgatgatgaggatgactttgatctggatgatgttgatgattcGGAGATTGAtgctttggatgatgaggatgacaatgaggaggaggatgttgatatggaagatgttgaggaggaagaagatactgggaagaagtccaagtcTGCGGATGCGGATGCTCAGCAAA ATAAGTCTACGTCGCGCGAATCGCATGCGAAGCAAAAGGCCCTCCTGCAAGAGCGCAAGGCCGCCAGACCCAACGCTGATATGATCGGTCGctcgaagaagctgtggGAGCAGCTGCGTCGCAAGTCTCATGTTCCGCTCGAGGAGCggaagaagctcatcaaGGAACTTTTTGAAATCATTACTGGACGTGTGAAGGACTTTGTCTTCAAGCATGACTCGGTCCGCGTCATCCAGACGGCCCTCAAATACGCCAACATGGAGCAACGGAAGATGATCGCCACGGAACTGAAGGGTAGCTACAATGAGCTTGCGCAGAGCCGGTACGCCAAGTTTCTGGTCGGAAAGTTGATTGTTCACGGTGATGCTGAGGTTCGTGATTTGATCGTGCCTGAGTTCTACGGACATGTCAAGAGACTCATCAGACACCCCGAGGGGTCCTGGATTCTCGATGATATCTACCGCACCGTTGCGACGAAGGAACAGAAGGCGAACCTCCTGCGTGAGTGGTACGGTCCGGAGTTCGTCATCTTCAGGGATGACAAGAACGGCCCGCCCGATGCGGACCTCTCTAAGATCCTCGAGGCGCACCCCGAGAAGAGGGGCCCCATTATGCACTACCTCTGGGAGCTTGTCAACCAGCTGGTGCAGAAGCGCAACTCTGGTTTCACCATCCTGCACGACGCCATGCTGCAGTACTACCTTAACACTAAGCCGGGCAGCTCCGAGGCTAACGAGTTTGTTGAGCTGCTGAAGGGCGATGAAGAGGGAGACCTGGTCAAGAACTTGGCTTTCACCAAGTCCGGTGCCCGGGTGATGTCGTTGAGTCTGGCTTACTCCAATGCCAAGGACCGCAAGCTCCTTACCCGCTTCTACAGAGATACTATCAAGATGATGGCCGGCGATCTCCACGGACATTTGGTTTTGTTGACCGCGTACGAAGTTATTGATGATACCAAGCTTACATCGAAGCTGGTCTTCCCCGAACTCCTGAACCAGGGAATGGATGCCGAGGCTCGGAACGAAGAGCTGCTCTTCCAAGTGAACGACTTGACAGCGCGTATCCCCATCCTGTATCCGTTCGTCGGCGACCGGGTCAAGTGGCTTCTGCCTGACGGCGACCATGAGTTGCTGAAGGAGGTTCGTGAAATCCGCAAGGAGACTTCCAAGAAGGACCCCGAGCTTCGTCGACAGGAGTTGGTCAAGGCTGCATCGGCCAACGTGCTCGAGCTCATTGCCGCACGTGCCGATTCCCTCCTCGAGACGAGCTTCGGATGCCAATTCATCTCCGAGGTGCTATTCGAAGCCGATGGAGACAAGAGCGCCGCATTGGCCGCTGTGGCCGAGGCCGCCAAATCCAGAGCCGACACCAAGGACTCTCCGTTCGTGGGCCGGTTGCTCAAGTCACTGGTTCAGGGTGGACGGTTCAACCccgccgagaagaaggtcgagaAGGTGCAGCCTCCGCTCAACTTCCACGGTCTTCTTCACGAGCAGATCCAGGAAGAGACCATGTCGTGGGCCACGGGATCCAATGTGTTCGTCGTGGTGGCTCTTGCGGAGTCGGACGACttcgagaagaaggccgagttgttgaagacactgaagaagaacaagaaggcgCTGGAGAAGGCGTCGTCGGAGACCAGcaaggatggaaagaagggcaGCCCGGTCAGCAGTGGTgcgaagctgctgctggagaagatccggTAG
- a CDS encoding uncharacterized protein (COG:S;~EggNog:ENOG410PR2Q) — MAPFRNFLSRKSTAPNGGEVSAAPNDNSASHASLDTHGSSPLNFRKSSENEPPEYKLSVVDANGIYHPPSPPEKQGFWRKYPGSPRSSHHRDLVNENEPFSISRESFDSYRRSFDISARSPVCYTDAMPSRTSLDSRVSHITSTPSTLYSNLSKQPEAMEEEQYEEVALDDEEVKPKRKSIFSRFGDFTNDSSQNSSTSKSSTLGFHIPGRKRGPSNPGSELGTFKAPPVNAESEVHDA; from the exons ATGGCGCCGTTCCGCAACTTCTTGTCCAGGAAGTCCACTGCCCCCAATGGCGGGGAAGTCAGTGCCGCTCCCAACGATAACTCTGCTAGCCATGCCTCACTCGACACTCATGGCTCGAGTCCTTTGAACTTCAGGAAGAGTTCGGAAAACGAACCACCTGAATATAAACTCAGTG TCGTCGACGCCAATGGAATCTACCATCCC CCCTCACCTCCAGAGAAACAGGGCTTCTGGCGCAAGTACCCTGGTTCCCCGAGATCCTCGCACCATCGCGATCTCGTAAATGAGAACGAACCCTTCTCGATATCTCGCGAGTCATTCGATTCGTATCGCCGATCATTT GATATCTCCGCCCGATCACCCGTATGCTATACCGATGCGATGCCATCTCGAACCTCGCTCGACTCTCGAGTCTCCCATAtaacatcaacaccatctacGCTATACTCGAATCTAAGCAAGCAACCGGAAgccatggaagaagagcaataCGAAGAGGTTGCGctcgacgacgaggaggtcaAACCGAAGCGGAAGAGCATCTTCTCTCGGTTCGGTGACTTCACAAACGACTCCTCCCAGAACTCTAGTACCTCTAAATCTTCGACTCTTGGATTTCACATTCCGGGCCGTAAAAGAGGCCCAAGCAATCCGGGCTCAGAGCTAGGCACTTTCAAAGCACCGCCGGTTAATGCGGAATCGGAAGTGCATGATGCGTGA